The following proteins come from a genomic window of Sphaerisporangium rubeum:
- the dapC gene encoding succinyldiaminopimelate transaminase, whose protein sequence is MIGLPDFPWDRLASYKERAKAHPGGIVDLSVGTPVDPVPAVAREALAGAADSPGYPLTYGTPRLREAAAGWLARRHGVSVGPEAVLPTIGSKELVAWLPTLLGVGPGDRVVHPTLAYPTYDVGARLAGATPYAADGLLALGPERVPLVWVNSPSNPTGRVLPPEHLRKVVDWAREHGAVVASDECYIELGWEDQPVSILHPDVCGGSHEGLLAVHSLSKRSNLAGYRAGFVTGDPALVARLLEVRKHAGMIVPEPVQAAMAAVLDDDTHAAEQRERYAARRALVRPALEKAGWRVEHSTAGLYLWATDGRPCWEQAGALADLGILVAPGDFYGPAGASHIRVAMTASDERINAAVLRLQ, encoded by the coding sequence GTGATCGGCCTGCCGGACTTCCCGTGGGACCGCCTGGCGTCGTACAAGGAACGCGCCAAGGCGCACCCCGGCGGCATCGTCGACCTGTCCGTCGGCACCCCCGTGGACCCGGTTCCCGCCGTCGCGCGCGAGGCGCTCGCCGGCGCGGCCGACAGCCCGGGGTACCCCCTGACGTACGGCACGCCGCGCCTGCGCGAGGCGGCCGCCGGCTGGCTGGCGCGCCGCCACGGCGTGAGCGTCGGCCCCGAGGCCGTGCTCCCCACGATCGGCTCCAAGGAGCTGGTCGCGTGGCTGCCGACGCTGCTCGGCGTGGGCCCCGGTGACCGCGTGGTCCACCCCACGCTCGCCTACCCCACCTACGACGTCGGCGCGCGGCTGGCCGGCGCCACGCCGTACGCCGCCGACGGGCTGCTCGCGCTCGGCCCCGAGCGGGTGCCGCTGGTGTGGGTGAACTCCCCGTCCAACCCCACCGGCCGGGTGCTGCCGCCTGAGCACCTGCGCAAGGTGGTCGACTGGGCCCGCGAGCACGGCGCCGTGGTGGCGTCCGACGAGTGCTACATCGAGCTCGGCTGGGAGGACCAGCCGGTCTCGATCCTCCACCCCGACGTCTGCGGCGGCTCCCACGAGGGGCTGCTCGCGGTGCACTCGCTGTCCAAGCGCTCCAACCTCGCCGGGTACCGCGCCGGTTTCGTCACCGGCGACCCCGCGCTGGTCGCGCGGCTGCTCGAAGTACGCAAGCACGCCGGCATGATCGTGCCGGAGCCGGTGCAGGCCGCGATGGCCGCCGTGCTCGACGACGACACCCACGCGGCCGAGCAGCGCGAGCGGTACGCCGCGCGGCGCGCGCTGGTGCGTCCGGCGCTGGAGAAGGCCGGCTGGCGCGTCGAGCACTCGACGGCGGGGCTCTACCTGTGGGCCACCGACGGCCGTCCGTGCTGGGAGCAGGCCGGCGCGCTGGCCGATCTCGGCATCCTCGTGGCCCCCGGTGATTTCTACGGACCGGCCGGCGCTTCTCACATTCGTGTCGCGATGACCGCGAGTGACGAGAGGATCAATGCGGCGGTGCTCCGGCTCCAGTAA
- the fdxA gene encoding ferredoxin, which produces MTYVIAQPCVDVLDKACIEECPVDCIYEGNRMLYIHPDECVDCGACEPVCPVEAIFYEDDTPDQWKDFYKANVEFFEELGSPGGASKVGKIERDHPIVAALPPQAEAH; this is translated from the coding sequence GTGACCTACGTCATCGCGCAGCCTTGCGTGGATGTGCTGGACAAGGCGTGCATCGAAGAGTGCCCCGTCGATTGCATCTACGAGGGCAACCGCATGCTCTACATCCACCCAGACGAGTGTGTGGACTGCGGCGCGTGCGAGCCCGTCTGCCCGGTCGAGGCGATCTTCTACGAGGACGACACGCCGGACCAGTGGAAGGACTTCTACAAGGCCAACGTGGAGTTCTTCGAGGAGCTGGGCTCGCCGGGTGGTGCGTCGAAGGTCGGCAAGATCGAGCGTGACCACCCGATCGTGGCGGCGCTGCCGCCGCAGGCGGAGGCACACTGA
- the dapE gene encoding succinyl-diaminopimelate desuccinylase, translated as MPDAAPLDLSADVRDLTAALVDVESVSGGEKALADMIEAALAPLPHLTVVRDGDAVVARTEAGHAERVVIAGHIDTVPVAGNLPSRVEDGLLYGCGTSDMKSGVAVALKLAATVERPARDVSYVFYECEEIEAARNGLGRLSRTRPELLAGDFAVLMEPTDGEIEGGCQGTLRAEIVTTGRRAHSARSWLGVNAVHAAAAVLETLNAYRPREPVVDGLAYHEGLNAVGIRGGVAGNVVPDECVVTVNYRFAPDRSLEEAQAHISDLFAGHTVRFTDGAPGARPGLTHPVAAAFAEMIGGEPRAKLGWTDVSLFSRLGVPAVNYGPGNPHLAHQQGEYVTLDTIVDCERRMLRWLAG; from the coding sequence ATGCCTGACGCCGCGCCGCTCGACCTGTCCGCCGACGTCAGGGACCTGACGGCGGCCCTGGTGGACGTCGAGTCGGTCAGCGGCGGCGAGAAGGCCCTCGCGGACATGATCGAGGCGGCCCTCGCGCCGCTTCCCCACCTGACGGTCGTGCGGGACGGCGACGCGGTCGTGGCGCGCACCGAGGCCGGCCACGCCGAGCGGGTCGTGATCGCCGGCCACATCGACACCGTGCCGGTCGCCGGCAACCTGCCGTCGCGCGTCGAGGACGGTCTGCTGTACGGCTGCGGCACCTCGGACATGAAGAGCGGCGTCGCGGTCGCGCTCAAGCTCGCCGCCACGGTGGAGCGGCCGGCCCGCGACGTGTCGTACGTGTTCTACGAGTGCGAGGAGATCGAGGCCGCACGCAACGGCCTCGGCCGGCTGAGCCGCACGAGGCCCGAGTTGCTGGCCGGTGACTTCGCCGTGCTGATGGAGCCCACCGACGGCGAGATCGAAGGCGGCTGCCAGGGCACGCTGCGCGCGGAAATCGTCACCACCGGCCGCCGCGCGCACAGCGCGCGGTCCTGGCTCGGCGTCAACGCCGTCCACGCCGCGGCCGCGGTGCTGGAGACGTTGAACGCCTACCGGCCGAGGGAACCGGTCGTGGACGGGCTCGCGTACCACGAGGGCCTGAACGCCGTCGGGATACGCGGTGGGGTGGCGGGGAACGTCGTCCCCGACGAGTGCGTGGTCACGGTGAACTACCGCTTCGCACCCGACCGTTCCCTGGAGGAGGCGCAGGCGCACATCAGCGACCTGTTCGCCGGCCACACCGTGCGGTTCACCGACGGAGCCCCCGGCGCGAGGCCCGGCCTCACCCACCCGGTCGCCGCGGCCTTCGCCGAGATGATCGGCGGCGAGCCCCGTGCCAAGCTCGGCTGGACCGACGTGTCGCTGTTCTCCCGCCTCGGCGTCCCCGCCGTCAACTACGGCCCGGGGAACCCGCACCTGGCGCACCAGCAGGGGGAGTACGTGACGCTCGACACGATCGTGGACTGCGAGCGGCGCATGCTGCGCTGGCTGGCCGGCTGA
- a CDS encoding 2,3,4,5-tetrahydropyridine-2,6-dicarboxylate N-succinyltransferase, translated as MSETFESPLPAAVEDLWKRRDELSPADTEARDVVVGAVDMLDTGQARVAFVDDATGEVVVDERAKRAILLAFRVLGMAESQVGDFRHHDRVPLKTTLDGVRVVPGAIARWGAHLAPGVVLMPSFTNIGAYVASGTMVDTWATVGSCAQIGRNVHLSGGVGIGGVLEPPNAVPVVVEDEAMIGSRAMIVEGARVGKGSVVGAGTILSASVPVIDVETGEEISRGHIPDWCVAVGGTRQREFPGGTFGLPCVLVLKRLEPGQRHSKSELNDVLRRHGVNA; from the coding sequence ATGAGCGAGACCTTCGAGAGCCCCCTTCCCGCCGCCGTAGAGGACCTGTGGAAGCGCCGCGACGAGCTGTCGCCGGCCGACACCGAGGCGCGTGACGTCGTCGTCGGCGCGGTCGACATGCTGGACACCGGCCAGGCCCGGGTCGCCTTCGTGGACGACGCCACCGGTGAGGTGGTCGTGGACGAGCGCGCCAAGCGCGCCATCCTGCTCGCCTTCCGCGTGCTCGGCATGGCCGAGAGCCAGGTCGGCGACTTCCGCCACCACGACCGCGTGCCGCTGAAGACCACCCTGGACGGGGTGCGTGTGGTGCCGGGTGCCATCGCGCGCTGGGGTGCGCACCTCGCACCCGGCGTGGTGCTCATGCCGTCGTTCACCAACATCGGCGCGTACGTCGCCAGCGGCACCATGGTGGACACCTGGGCCACCGTGGGTTCCTGCGCGCAGATCGGCAGGAACGTCCACCTGTCCGGCGGCGTCGGCATCGGCGGCGTGCTCGAGCCGCCGAACGCCGTGCCGGTGGTCGTCGAGGACGAGGCGATGATCGGCAGCCGCGCGATGATCGTCGAAGGCGCACGGGTCGGCAAGGGCTCGGTGGTCGGCGCCGGCACGATCCTGTCGGCCTCGGTGCCGGTCATCGACGTGGAGACCGGCGAGGAGATCAGCCGCGGCCACATCCCCGACTGGTGCGTGGCGGTCGGCGGCACCCGGCAGCGGGAGTTCCCCGGCGGCACCTTCGGCCTGCCGTGCGTGCTGGTGCTCAAGCGCCTCGAGCCGGGACAGCGCCACAGCAAGTCCGAGCTGAACGACGTGCTGCGCAGGCACGGCGTCAATGCCTGA
- a CDS encoding ABC transporter substrate-binding protein, with translation MTTRAASAVCLMLLAAAVAACSSSPAEPKREQPIDPRATGLAEGFGTMDRLVEAARREGALNLVGVPRDWVNFGAVMDRFTGHYGIRINVAEPKASSHREIEIAKAARPQDAPDVFDLGLDVAAANAERFAPYRVAAWQDVPDGVKDLGGRWYGAYGGYMSIGYDPRKVKEPRTFADLLRPGYAVALAGDPLRTAAAFHGVMAASLRNGTPEAKRGVELFARLKKSGAFSKPSKANTLVDWDYVNAAKAAQTAGDDRPAWKVVVPKDAALASYYVQAINKKAPHPAAARLWEEFLFGDEAQNLLLKGFARPVRMEALEMKGALDRQAAARMPAVPGRPVMLTIPQYDAGRTYLKSTWATAVG, from the coding sequence GTGACCACACGTGCCGCATCCGCAGTCTGTCTCATGCTCCTCGCCGCCGCCGTGGCCGCGTGCTCGTCCTCACCGGCCGAGCCGAAGCGGGAGCAGCCGATCGACCCCCGCGCCACCGGGCTCGCCGAGGGGTTCGGCACGATGGACCGCCTCGTGGAGGCGGCGCGGCGCGAAGGCGCGCTGAACCTCGTCGGCGTGCCGCGCGACTGGGTGAACTTCGGCGCCGTGATGGACCGCTTCACCGGCCACTACGGCATCAGGATCAACGTGGCCGAGCCCAAGGCGAGCAGCCACAGGGAGATCGAGATCGCCAAGGCCGCGCGGCCGCAGGACGCGCCGGACGTGTTCGACCTCGGCCTGGACGTGGCCGCCGCCAACGCCGAGCGGTTCGCGCCGTACCGCGTCGCCGCGTGGCAGGACGTGCCGGACGGCGTCAAGGACCTCGGCGGCCGGTGGTACGGCGCGTACGGCGGCTACATGTCCATCGGCTACGACCCGCGCAAGGTGAAGGAGCCGCGCACCTTCGCCGACCTGCTGCGGCCGGGGTACGCCGTCGCGCTGGCCGGCGACCCGCTTCGTACCGCCGCCGCGTTCCACGGCGTGATGGCGGCCTCGCTGCGTAACGGCACGCCGGAGGCGAAACGCGGCGTCGAGCTGTTCGCGCGGCTGAAGAAGTCAGGCGCGTTCAGCAAGCCGTCCAAGGCCAACACGCTGGTCGACTGGGACTACGTGAACGCCGCCAAGGCCGCGCAGACCGCCGGCGACGACAGACCGGCCTGGAAGGTCGTGGTCCCCAAGGACGCGGCGCTGGCGTCCTACTACGTGCAGGCGATCAACAAGAAGGCCCCGCACCCCGCGGCGGCCCGCCTGTGGGAGGAGTTCCTGTTCGGCGACGAGGCGCAGAACCTGCTGCTGAAGGGCTTCGCGCGTCCCGTGCGCATGGAGGCGCTGGAGATGAAGGGAGCGCTCGACCGCCAGGCCGCGGCCCGGATGCCTGCCGTCCCCGGCCGGCCGGTGATGCTCACGATCCCGCAGTACGACGCCGGCCGGACGTACCTGAAGTCCACCTGGGCCACCGCCGTGGGCTGA
- a CDS encoding class I SAM-dependent methyltransferase, with amino-acid sequence MAVRYDTPSLMRWNARAYDSSFGYVSAHGAPLIELLDPQPGERILDLGCGTGVLTADIAARGTTVLGMDGSAAMIEVALRHHPGLDFIVGDGANFRLLDTYDAVFSNAALHWMGRDPDAVIRCVRTALAPGGRFVAEMGGAGNCAALTSAMMTAWREHGLREPDLPWYFPTPAEYATRLEKCGFTVRLLEYFDRPTPLDECQNGAADWVRMFAGHLLDDVPAETVEPLLRRVNELAAPALRRESGWVADYVRLRFAAVRA; translated from the coding sequence ATGGCCGTGCGATACGACACGCCGAGTTTGATGCGGTGGAACGCTCGCGCCTACGACAGCTCCTTCGGCTACGTCTCGGCGCACGGCGCGCCGCTGATCGAACTGCTGGATCCCCAGCCAGGTGAGCGCATCCTCGACCTCGGCTGCGGCACGGGGGTGCTCACCGCGGACATCGCGGCACGGGGCACGACGGTCCTCGGCATGGACGGCTCGGCCGCGATGATCGAGGTCGCGCTGCGGCACCATCCGGGGCTGGACTTCATCGTGGGGGACGGCGCCAACTTCCGGCTGCTCGACACCTACGACGCGGTGTTCTCCAACGCGGCGCTGCACTGGATGGGCCGCGACCCCGACGCGGTGATCCGCTGTGTGCGCACGGCGCTCGCGCCTGGGGGCCGGTTCGTGGCCGAGATGGGTGGCGCCGGCAACTGCGCCGCGCTGACGTCGGCGATGATGACCGCGTGGCGTGAGCACGGCCTGCGCGAGCCCGACCTGCCGTGGTACTTCCCGACCCCCGCCGAGTACGCCACACGGCTGGAGAAGTGCGGTTTCACGGTGCGGCTGCTCGAGTACTTCGACCGGCCGACCCCGCTCGACGAGTGCCAGAACGGCGCGGCCGACTGGGTGCGCATGTTCGCGGGACACCTGCTGGACGATGTGCCGGCCGAGACGGTGGAGCCGCTGCTGCGGCGGGTCAACGAGCTGGCGGCCCCCGCGCTGCGCCGGGAGTCGGGGTGGGTCGCCGACTACGTGCGGTTGCGCTTCGCCGCCGTACGAGCGTAA
- a CDS encoding glycoside hydrolase family 9 protein, with amino-acid sequence MLPRAALALLVGAVSFVMVTGTGMARAARPPLGQNIKVNQVAYAPTAAKQATVVSGSGSPLTWNLLDGADQVVASGTTTVVGADAPSGDNAHKIDFSSYTGSGSNYVLTVNGESSHPFDIGTDAWRKLPYDALAFFYHQRSGIAITAQYAGGSQYARAAGHLNVSPNQGDNNVACRSSCGYSLDVRGGWYDAGDHGKYVINGGMSAWQLVNVYERAKNIPGADISAFGDGTMSIPERGNGVPDILDEARWELDFMMKMQVPDGRPLAGMAHHKIHDQNWTGLPLLPAQDPQTRLLSAPSTAATLNLAAAAAQCARVWTGIDSAFATRCLTAAEKAYAAAKANPSRFAPTSDDVGGGSYSDNKVTDEFYWAAAELYATTGKQTYRTDLTSSSLYYGRSFTTEGAQWGEVGSLGDITLALVPNGLTSSIGQQLRGAFVSNADNLLNIMRGQAYPVPFQPPGGGYIWGSNNLILNNAVLLALAYDFTQAERFRTGVFETMAYELGRNPLGYSYVTQYGDKPSRNVHHRFWANQLNSSLPIAPPGALAGGPNSGLQDPVAQQRLSGCRPQKCYLDDIDAWSVNEVAVNWNAVLVWVSAWTREKAGGTGPTPTPTPTPTPTPTPTPTPTPTPTPTPTPTPTPTPTPTPTPTPTPTPTPTPTPTPTPTPTPTAGKACSATYNINNQWPTGFGADVTVRNTGTTPITGWTVTWTFPSGQRITQLWSASYSSSGAGVTATNLSWNGTLAANATTSFGFNGSWSGTNAVPSPVTCTPA; translated from the coding sequence GTGCTGCCGCGAGCCGCGTTGGCGCTGCTCGTCGGAGCGGTGTCGTTCGTCATGGTCACCGGGACGGGGATGGCGCGCGCCGCGCGGCCGCCGCTCGGTCAGAACATCAAGGTCAACCAGGTCGCCTACGCACCCACCGCCGCCAAACAGGCCACCGTGGTGAGCGGTTCCGGCTCGCCCCTCACGTGGAACCTCCTGGACGGCGCCGACCAGGTGGTGGCGAGCGGGACCACGACCGTCGTCGGCGCCGACGCGCCGTCCGGGGACAACGCTCACAAGATCGACTTCTCCTCCTACACCGGATCCGGCAGCAACTACGTGCTGACCGTGAACGGTGAGTCCAGTCACCCGTTCGACATCGGCACCGACGCCTGGCGCAAGCTCCCCTACGACGCGCTGGCGTTCTTCTACCACCAGCGCAGCGGCATCGCGATCACCGCGCAGTACGCGGGAGGCAGCCAGTACGCGCGCGCGGCGGGCCACCTCAACGTCTCCCCCAACCAGGGTGACAACAACGTGGCCTGCCGCAGCAGCTGCGGCTACTCGCTCGACGTGCGCGGCGGCTGGTACGACGCCGGCGACCACGGCAAGTATGTGATCAACGGCGGCATGTCCGCCTGGCAGCTCGTCAACGTCTACGAACGGGCCAAGAACATCCCGGGTGCCGACATCTCGGCCTTCGGCGACGGCACCATGTCCATCCCGGAGCGCGGCAACGGTGTGCCCGACATCCTGGACGAGGCGCGCTGGGAACTCGACTTCATGATGAAGATGCAGGTCCCCGACGGCCGTCCGCTGGCCGGCATGGCCCACCACAAGATCCACGACCAGAACTGGACCGGGCTGCCGCTGCTGCCGGCTCAGGATCCGCAGACCCGGCTGCTGTCGGCCCCCAGCACCGCCGCGACGCTGAATCTCGCCGCCGCCGCCGCGCAGTGCGCGCGGGTGTGGACCGGCATCGACTCGGCCTTCGCCACGCGCTGCCTCACGGCGGCGGAGAAGGCGTACGCCGCGGCCAAGGCCAACCCGTCGCGGTTCGCCCCCACCTCCGACGACGTCGGCGGCGGCTCCTACTCCGACAACAAGGTGACCGACGAGTTCTACTGGGCCGCCGCGGAGCTGTACGCCACCACCGGGAAGCAGACCTACCGCACCGACCTCACCTCGTCGTCGCTGTACTACGGCAGGAGCTTCACCACCGAAGGCGCGCAGTGGGGGGAGGTCGGCAGCTTGGGTGACATCACGCTGGCCCTGGTCCCGAACGGCCTGACGTCCTCCATCGGCCAGCAGTTGCGCGGCGCGTTCGTCTCCAACGCCGACAACCTGCTGAACATCATGCGCGGCCAGGCGTACCCGGTGCCGTTCCAGCCACCCGGTGGCGGCTACATCTGGGGCTCCAACAACCTGATCCTCAACAACGCCGTGCTGCTCGCCCTCGCCTACGACTTCACCCAGGCCGAACGGTTCCGCACCGGCGTGTTCGAGACGATGGCGTACGAGCTCGGCCGCAACCCCCTCGGCTACTCCTACGTCACCCAGTACGGCGACAAGCCGTCGCGCAACGTCCACCACCGCTTCTGGGCCAACCAGCTGAACTCCTCCCTCCCCATCGCACCCCCCGGAGCCCTGGCCGGCGGACCCAACAGCGGCCTGCAGGACCCCGTGGCCCAGCAACGTCTCAGCGGATGCCGTCCCCAGAAGTGCTACCTGGACGACATCGACGCCTGGTCGGTCAACGAGGTGGCCGTCAACTGGAACGCCGTACTGGTCTGGGTGAGCGCCTGGACAAGGGAAAAGGCAGGCGGCACCGGCCCCACCCCGACTCCCACCCCCACCCCCACCCCCACACCGACCCCCACCCCCACGCCGACACCGACACCGACACCGACACCGACACCGACACCGACACCGACACCGACACCGACTCCCACCCCGACACCCACCCCGACACCGACTCCCACCCCCACGCCGACACCCACGCCGACCCCCACCCCCACAGCCGGTAAGGCGTGTTCCGCCACCTACAACATCAACAACCAGTGGCCGACCGGCTTCGGGGCCGATGTCACGGTACGGAACACCGGCACCACCCCCATCACCGGGTGGACCGTCACCTGGACGTTCCCGTCCGGCCAGCGGATCACTCAGCTCTGGAGCGCCTCCTACAGTTCCTCCGGCGCCGGTGTGACCGCGACCAACCTCTCCTGGAACGGAACGCTGGCTGCCAACGCCACGACATCGTTCGGCTTCAACGGTTCGTGGTCGGGGACCAACGCCGTCCCCTCACCGGTGACCTGCACCCCGGCCTGA
- a CDS encoding TIGR00730 family Rossman fold protein — translation MTESTREERRQGPALVRGKFLPQSTYDARLLDQRGSTEWLHMDPWRVLRIQAEFVEGFGQLAELPPAVTVFGSARTPAGTPDYELGVQLGRSLVKAGFAVITGGGPGCMEAANKGAREAGGISVGLGIELPFEQRLNDYVDLGIEFRYFFVRKTMFVKYADAFVVLPGGFGTLDELFEAVTLVQTGKVTQFPIVLIGTEFWRPLINWINETLLANGMISPHDPKLLHVTDDPEEAVRHIVDGRRRAEQAVVEARVQAAAEQEAKS, via the coding sequence ATGACCGAAAGTACACGTGAGGAGCGCCGCCAGGGCCCCGCCCTGGTCCGCGGCAAGTTCCTCCCCCAGTCCACCTATGACGCGCGCCTGCTCGACCAACGCGGCTCCACCGAGTGGCTCCACATGGACCCCTGGCGCGTCCTGCGCATCCAGGCCGAGTTCGTCGAGGGCTTCGGCCAGCTCGCCGAGCTCCCTCCCGCCGTGACCGTCTTCGGCTCGGCCCGCACCCCCGCCGGCACCCCCGACTACGAACTCGGCGTCCAGCTCGGCCGCTCCCTCGTCAAGGCCGGCTTCGCCGTCATCACCGGCGGCGGCCCCGGCTGCATGGAGGCCGCCAACAAAGGCGCACGCGAAGCAGGCGGCATCTCGGTGGGCCTCGGCATCGAGCTCCCCTTCGAGCAGAGACTGAACGATTATGTGGACCTCGGCATCGAGTTCCGCTATTTCTTCGTCCGCAAGACCATGTTCGTCAAGTACGCCGACGCCTTCGTCGTCCTCCCCGGCGGCTTCGGCACCCTCGACGAACTGTTCGAGGCCGTGACCCTGGTGCAGACCGGCAAGGTCACCCAGTTCCCCATCGTCCTCATCGGCACCGAGTTCTGGCGTCCCCTGATCAACTGGATCAACGAGACCCTGCTGGCCAACGGCATGATCTCGCCGCACGACCCCAAGCTGCTCCACGTCACCGACGACCCCGAGGAAGCCGTGCGCCACATCGTGGACGGCCGCCGCCGAGCGGAACAGGCCGTCGTCGAGGCCCGCGTCCAGGCCGCCGCCGAACAAGAGGCGAAGTCCTGA
- a CDS encoding DUF4178 domain-containing protein yields MTVAVVLAVSAAILVVVLGTYLGTRRTERGARAARDAAPSFAEPVQPEAAPHVDPDYLDPRTIKVGDTVDRRGVRARVIGALHLSWQGDQWVEYLLEEGMRHYQWLSVRERGDAHGELSHLEVHLWTPVPTEGMVPAKSMLIMQGVEFFPIERGTAAFRSEGTTGYPERGLIDFADYRAGDGRLLTFNRVQGQAWTAAHAQPLAPGSIKVDRLT; encoded by the coding sequence ATGACCGTTGCGGTCGTGCTCGCCGTGAGCGCAGCCATCCTGGTCGTCGTGCTGGGCACCTACCTTGGCACGCGGCGTACCGAACGCGGGGCCCGTGCGGCTCGCGACGCGGCTCCGTCGTTCGCTGAACCGGTCCAGCCCGAGGCCGCTCCCCACGTGGACCCCGACTACCTCGATCCGCGCACCATCAAGGTCGGCGACACGGTGGACCGGCGCGGCGTGCGCGCCAGGGTCATCGGCGCGCTCCACCTGTCGTGGCAGGGTGACCAGTGGGTCGAGTACCTGCTTGAGGAAGGCATGCGCCACTACCAGTGGCTCTCGGTCCGCGAGCGGGGTGACGCGCACGGCGAGCTGTCGCACCTGGAGGTCCACTTGTGGACACCGGTGCCGACCGAGGGCATGGTGCCGGCCAAGAGCATGCTGATCATGCAGGGGGTCGAGTTCTTCCCCATCGAGCGCGGCACGGCGGCGTTCCGCTCCGAGGGAACGACGGGGTACCCCGAGCGCGGCCTCATCGACTTCGCCGACTACCGTGCCGGCGACGGCCGCTTGCTGACCTTCAACCGCGTGCAGGGCCAGGCGTGGACGGCGGCGCACGCGCAGCCGCTGGCCCCGGGGTCCATCAAGGTGGACCGCCTGACCTGA